From a region of the Pseudoxanthomonas sp. X-1 genome:
- the aroB gene encoding 3-dehydroquinate synthase, translating into MTPATQTVHVGGDAPYAIHIGPSLLRAGTALARHVRGRHALLVSDTHVAPLYADAVTQALSEARPELQLARFVLPAGEESKTLAHFGAAIEALAELGATRDACVFALGGGVVGDLAGFAAACWMRGVDVVQLPTTLLSMVDSSVGGKTAVDIPQGKNLVGAFHPPRAVFADTTALTTLPPRELRAGLAEVIKYGALGDPLFFAWLEAEHAALLDGDAGALATAIARSCEAKAAIVARDPLEKGERALLNLGHTFGHAIETEQGYGGVANDNLNHGEAVAVGMVLAARLSARLGMSEAADTERLIALLTACGLPTEIPPGLSPQALLARMRLDKKNIAGRLRLVLWRGIGRAEVVPDVDEAQVLPVLAGMG; encoded by the coding sequence ATGACCCCCGCCACCCAGACCGTCCACGTCGGCGGCGACGCGCCCTATGCCATCCACATCGGCCCCAGCCTGCTGCGCGCAGGCACGGCGCTGGCCCGGCACGTGCGCGGCCGCCACGCGCTGCTGGTCAGCGACACCCACGTGGCGCCGCTGTATGCCGACGCGGTGACGCAGGCCCTGAGCGAGGCGCGCCCGGAGCTGCAGCTGGCGCGCTTCGTGCTGCCGGCCGGCGAGGAGTCCAAGACGCTGGCCCACTTCGGCGCGGCCATCGAGGCGCTGGCCGAACTGGGCGCCACGCGCGATGCCTGCGTGTTCGCCCTGGGCGGCGGCGTGGTCGGCGACCTGGCCGGCTTCGCCGCGGCGTGCTGGATGCGCGGGGTGGACGTGGTCCAGCTGCCGACCACGCTGCTGTCGATGGTCGATTCGTCGGTGGGCGGCAAGACCGCGGTGGACATCCCGCAGGGCAAGAACCTGGTCGGCGCCTTCCATCCGCCGCGCGCGGTGTTCGCCGACACCACGGCGCTGACCACGCTGCCGCCGCGCGAACTGCGCGCCGGCCTGGCCGAGGTGATCAAGTACGGCGCGCTGGGCGACCCGCTGTTCTTCGCATGGCTGGAAGCCGAGCACGCCGCGCTGCTGGACGGCGATGCCGGCGCGCTGGCCACCGCCATCGCGCGCAGCTGCGAGGCCAAGGCCGCGATCGTGGCGCGCGATCCGCTGGAGAAGGGCGAGCGCGCCCTGCTCAACCTGGGCCATACCTTCGGCCACGCCATCGAGACCGAACAGGGCTACGGCGGCGTGGCCAACGACAACCTCAACCACGGCGAGGCGGTAGCCGTGGGCATGGTGCTGGCCGCCCGGCTCTCGGCCAGGCTGGGCATGAGCGAGGCCGCCGACACCGAACGCCTGATCGCGCTGCTCACCGCCTGCGGCCTGCCCACCGAGATCCCGCCCGGCCTGTCGCCACAGGCGCTGCTGGCGCGCATGCGCCTGGACAAGAAGAACATCGCTGGCCGCCTGCGCCTGGTGCTGTGGCGCGGCATCGGCAGGGCCGAGGTGGTGCCCGACGTGGACGAGGCGCAGGTGCTGCCGGTGCTGGCCGGCATGGGCTGA
- a CDS encoding isochorismatase family protein has product MSAPRRALLVIDVQNAYFSGPLRIAHPPVSESLPNLVRAIDAAHAHGVPVVVIQHTTAADGPVFAEGSDGWALHPQVAARPREHHVLKTRPSAFAGTDLAAWLAARDIDTVTVVGYMTHNCNASSVFEAFHRGLRVEVLADASGALAYANAAGQASAEEIHRVFSVVFHSNFAAVLSTEAWIAALQAGQALQPDNVLSSHQRARRNTASPTPTVVRSRDFTGTRAWEALPIARLDGVGVRLHWTDQPYVWHVNDGQEIFAVLDGRVRMHWRRHGTEQTALLETGDVFHAPEGTEHVAHPQGAARILVIEREGSL; this is encoded by the coding sequence ATGTCCGCTCCCCGCCGCGCCCTGCTGGTCATCGATGTCCAGAACGCGTACTTCAGCGGCCCGCTGCGCATCGCTCATCCGCCGGTGTCCGAGTCCCTGCCCAACCTCGTCCGCGCCATCGACGCCGCCCACGCGCACGGCGTGCCGGTGGTCGTGATCCAGCACACCACGGCGGCCGATGGGCCGGTCTTCGCCGAGGGCAGTGACGGCTGGGCGCTGCATCCGCAGGTCGCGGCCCGTCCCCGCGAGCACCACGTCCTCAAGACGCGGCCCAGCGCGTTCGCCGGCACCGACCTGGCCGCATGGCTGGCGGCGCGTGACATCGACACCGTGACGGTGGTCGGCTACATGACGCACAACTGCAACGCCTCGAGCGTGTTCGAGGCCTTCCATCGCGGCCTGCGCGTGGAAGTGCTGGCCGATGCCAGCGGCGCGCTCGCGTACGCCAACGCCGCCGGCCAGGCCAGCGCCGAGGAGATCCATCGCGTCTTCAGCGTGGTCTTCCACAGCAACTTCGCCGCCGTGCTGAGCACCGAGGCCTGGATCGCGGCGCTGCAGGCCGGCCAGGCGCTGCAGCCGGACAACGTGTTGAGCTCCCACCAGCGCGCGCGCAGAAACACGGCGAGCCCGACACCAACGGTGGTGCGCAGCCGCGACTTCACCGGGACGCGCGCCTGGGAGGCCTTGCCGATCGCGCGGCTCGACGGCGTCGGCGTGCGCCTGCACTGGACCGATCAGCCGTATGTCTGGCACGTCAACGACGGGCAGGAGATCTTCGCCGTGCTTGACGGACGCGTGCGGATGCACTGGCGCCGGCACGGCACCGAACAGACCGCGCTGCTGGAAACCGGCGATGTCTTCCACGCGCCGGAAGGCACCGAGCACGTCGCCCATCCGCAGGGCGCGGCGCGGATCCTGGTGATCGAGCGCGAGGGCAGCCTCTAG
- a CDS encoding shikimate kinase: MNPAPNLVMVGPMGAGKTSIGRRIAERFGLKFVDADHAVVEAAGSSIPEIFEHEGESGFRARERAALAQLLAGEGQVVASGGGAVLDADNRALMQARGFVIYLRVDVETQLRRVARDRNRPLLHNVDRRQVLTDLLAVRDPLYRQVADLVLDADRLTPGEATAALVGRLARDWHPTGAPTA; the protein is encoded by the coding sequence ATGAATCCCGCCCCCAACCTTGTGATGGTCGGCCCGATGGGGGCCGGCAAGACCTCGATCGGCCGCCGCATCGCCGAGCGCTTCGGCCTGAAGTTCGTCGATGCCGACCACGCCGTGGTCGAGGCGGCCGGGTCGAGCATCCCGGAGATCTTCGAGCACGAGGGCGAGTCCGGCTTCCGCGCCCGCGAACGCGCGGCGCTGGCCCAGCTGCTGGCCGGCGAAGGCCAGGTCGTGGCCAGCGGCGGCGGCGCGGTGCTCGATGCGGACAACCGCGCGCTGATGCAGGCGCGCGGCTTCGTCATCTACCTGCGCGTGGACGTGGAGACGCAGCTGCGACGCGTGGCCCGCGACCGCAACCGCCCGCTGCTGCACAACGTCGACCGCCGCCAGGTCCTTACCGACCTGCTCGCCGTGCGCGATCCCCTCTACCGCCAGGTCGCCGACCTGGTACTCGACGCCGACCGCCTCACGCCGGGCGAGGCCACCGCCGCCCTGGTCGGGCGGCTGGCGCGCGACTGGCACCCCACCGGAGCTCCCACCGCATGA
- a CDS encoding kinase encodes MTSPTHGFPGSLVAAALRSARALPQAVPVWGLSALQGTGKSTLAAQLAHAARQQGLRSAVLSLDDFYLTRAARRALARQVHPLLVTRGPPGTHDLPLALHTLQALREGRPVALPRFDKLADDRVAESAWPRVDGPVDLVIFEGWCLGTPAQAEAALVAPINALERDEDRDGTWRSHCNAALARDYPALWRTCDTLWFLQPPGFEHVVDWRWQAEEGLKAEEGLKAEQSLQAEHPGRAAMTRPQLERFVQHYERVSRQALRTLPTLADHVVRVDAQRRVIAG; translated from the coding sequence ATGACGTCTCCCACGCACGGCTTCCCCGGATCGCTGGTCGCCGCGGCGCTGCGCAGCGCGCGTGCGTTGCCGCAGGCGGTGCCGGTCTGGGGCCTGTCGGCGCTGCAGGGCACCGGCAAGTCCACGCTCGCCGCCCAGCTTGCGCACGCCGCCCGGCAGCAAGGCCTGCGCAGCGCGGTGCTGTCGCTGGACGACTTCTACCTGACCCGCGCCGCGCGCCGGGCCCTGGCGCGCCAGGTGCATCCGCTGCTGGTCACCCGGGGGCCGCCCGGCACCCACGACCTGCCGTTGGCCCTGCACACGCTGCAGGCCCTGCGCGAAGGCCGCCCGGTGGCGCTGCCGCGCTTCGACAAGCTGGCCGACGACCGCGTGGCCGAATCGGCCTGGCCGCGTGTGGACGGACCGGTGGACCTGGTGATCTTCGAAGGCTGGTGCCTGGGCACGCCCGCCCAGGCGGAGGCCGCCCTGGTGGCGCCGATCAACGCGCTGGAGCGCGACGAGGACCGCGACGGCACCTGGCGCAGCCACTGCAACGCCGCACTGGCGCGCGACTACCCGGCGCTGTGGCGGACCTGCGACACGCTGTGGTTCCTGCAGCCGCCCGGCTTCGAGCATGTCGTGGATTGGCGCTGGCAGGCCGAGGAGGGCCTGAAGGCCGAGGAGGGCCTAAAGGCCGAACAGAGCCTGCAGGCCGAGCATCCCGGGCGCGCCGCCATGACCCGCCCGCAGCTGGAGCGCTTCGTCCAGCACTACGAGCGCGTCAGCCGCCAGGCGCTGCGCACCCTGCCGACGCTGGCCGACCACGTGGTCCGCGTGGACGCGCAGCGGCGGGTGATCGCCGGCTAG